Proteins from one Flavobacterium sp. N2038 genomic window:
- a CDS encoding rhodanese-related sulfurtransferase, producing MQLYNTLSAEERAIMIDDAGQQRLTLSFYAYAKIQDPKKFRDDLFVAWNALDALGRIYVANEGINAQMSVPAENFEAFRETLEVYDFMKGLRLNVAVEHDDHSFLKLTIKVRHKIVADGLNDDTFDVTNIGVHLKAKEFNDILDDPNTIVVDFRNHYESEVGHFKNAITPDVETFRESLPIINEQLQNHKDDKNLVMYCTGGIRCEKASAYFKHQGFKNVYQLEGGIINYAKQLKEEGLESKFIGKNFVFDNRLGERITDDIISQCHQCGKPCDNHTNCENDGCHLLFIQCDDCKVAMENCCSTECLEVIHMPLVDQVRLRTGKQVGNKVFRKGKSENLKFKHSGELLETALATAQKTADIRQKIKVKKVLLGKAEHYYVKAQVGQFTIENHELNSGDKILISGPTTGDQELVLDRIIVDGAETQSAKIGDKVTFEVPFRIRLSDKLYKIVN from the coding sequence ATGCAACTGTATAACACTTTGAGCGCAGAAGAAAGAGCCATCATGATCGATGATGCAGGTCAACAACGTCTTACGTTGTCTTTCTATGCGTACGCCAAAATTCAAGATCCCAAAAAATTTCGCGATGATTTATTTGTAGCCTGGAATGCACTTGATGCATTAGGTCGAATTTATGTTGCCAACGAAGGAATAAATGCTCAGATGAGTGTTCCTGCCGAAAATTTTGAAGCTTTCAGAGAAACACTGGAAGTTTATGATTTCATGAAAGGCCTACGATTGAATGTTGCTGTAGAACATGATGATCACTCATTTTTAAAATTAACGATCAAAGTACGACACAAAATAGTTGCCGATGGTTTAAACGACGATACTTTTGATGTTACCAATATAGGCGTTCACCTTAAAGCCAAAGAATTCAATGATATCCTTGATGATCCAAATACGATCGTAGTAGATTTTAGAAATCATTACGAAAGTGAAGTTGGGCATTTTAAAAATGCTATTACTCCAGATGTTGAAACATTTAGAGAAAGTTTACCAATTATCAACGAACAGCTTCAAAATCATAAAGACGATAAAAATCTAGTAATGTATTGTACCGGAGGAATTCGTTGTGAAAAAGCGAGTGCTTACTTCAAACATCAGGGCTTTAAGAATGTTTATCAATTAGAGGGTGGAATCATCAACTATGCAAAACAACTTAAAGAAGAAGGTTTAGAAAGTAAATTCATTGGGAAAAACTTTGTGTTTGATAATCGCTTAGGCGAAAGAATTACAGACGATATTATTTCTCAATGTCACCAATGCGGAAAACCTTGTGATAACCACACAAATTGTGAAAACGACGGTTGTCATTTGTTGTTTATTCAATGTGATGATTGTAAAGTGGCAATGGAAAACTGTTGTTCTACAGAATGTCTGGAGGTTATACACATGCCTTTGGTTGATCAGGTTCGTTTAAGAACTGGGAAACAGGTTGGAAACAAGGTGTTTAGAAAAGGGAAATCTGAAAATTTAAAATTCAAACATTCAGGCGAATTGCTAGAGACTGCTTTGGCTACAGCACAAAAAACAGCTGACATTCGTCAGAAAATAAAGGTAAAGAAAGTACTTCTTGGAAAAGCAGAACATTATTATGTAAAAGCACAAGTGGGGCAATTTACTATAGAAAATCACGAATTAAACAGTGGTGATAAAATTCTTATTTCTGGCCCGACAACGGGAGATCAGGAATTGGTTTTAGATAGAATCATTGTTGACGGCGCAGAAACTCAATCTGCTAAAATTGGTGATAAGGTTACTTTTGAGGTTCCTTTTCGTATTCGTTTGTCAGATAAATTGTATAAAATTGTAAATTAG
- a CDS encoding transposase, with protein MLYDYIWQELTELGCPVRIINGMPDHVHVLFLQNPQKTITDIVKQIKGSSSHFMNRGEFILEKFAWQTGFGAFSVSESQLDTVFNYIKNQKQHHLKKNGQDEFDDFVKLHGLGDK; from the coding sequence ATCCTTTACGATTACATTTGGCAAGAGTTAACAGAACTTGGGTGTCCAGTTAGAATCATTAATGGAATGCCAGATCATGTGCATGTTTTATTTTTACAAAATCCGCAAAAAACGATTACAGATATTGTAAAGCAAATAAAAGGAAGTTCTTCTCATTTTATGAATAGGGGAGAATTTATTCTTGAAAAATTTGCCTGGCAAACTGGTTTTGGTGCTTTCTCTGTTAGCGAATCTCAGTTAGATACTGTTTTCAATTACATTAAAAATCAAAAGCAACATCATCTTAAGAAAAATGGACAAGATGAATTTGATGATTTTGTGAAATTACACGGGTTGGGAGATAAATGA
- a CDS encoding peptidase U32 family protein yields the protein MTFNNTIELMAPAGDFESLQAALDNGCDSVYFGVEQLNMRARSTVNFTIEDLKEIANRCEVKNVRSYLTLNTIIYDHDLSVVKTLLTKAKEANITAVIASDQAVIAMARSIGMEVHISTQLNVTNIETIKFYSLFADTMVLSRELSLRQVKNITAQIEKEQIKGPNGNLVEIEIFGHGALCMAVSGKCYLSLHSHNSSANRGACKQNCRKKYTVIDQETGFEIELDNEYMMSPKDLCTLDFLDQVIDSGIQVLKIEGRGRAPEYVATVIKTYREAIDAYYDGTFTKEKTAVWMEALNTVYNRGFWSGYYLGQELGEWSDIPGSAATQKKVYVGKGTHYFPKANVGQFKIEAYDIKIGDKILVTGPSTGAQEMIIDEMFVNDLTAEKATKGDDCTFKLPFRIRMSDKLYKIVEA from the coding sequence ATGACATTTAACAATACAATTGAACTCATGGCTCCTGCTGGAGATTTTGAGTCACTTCAGGCTGCTTTAGATAATGGCTGTGATTCTGTTTATTTTGGAGTCGAACAGTTGAATATGCGCGCACGTTCAACGGTTAATTTTACTATAGAAGATTTAAAAGAAATTGCTAATCGATGCGAGGTAAAAAATGTTAGAAGCTATCTGACTTTAAACACGATTATTTATGATCATGATTTATCTGTCGTAAAAACATTATTGACAAAAGCCAAAGAGGCTAATATTACCGCAGTAATTGCATCGGATCAAGCGGTAATTGCTATGGCAAGATCGATTGGAATGGAAGTTCATATTTCAACTCAGCTTAATGTAACCAATATTGAAACTATAAAATTTTATAGTTTATTTGCCGATACCATGGTTTTAAGCCGTGAATTAAGTTTACGTCAGGTAAAGAATATTACGGCTCAAATTGAGAAAGAGCAGATAAAAGGCCCAAACGGTAATTTAGTTGAAATCGAAATTTTTGGCCATGGAGCTTTGTGTATGGCAGTTTCAGGAAAATGTTATTTGAGTTTGCATTCACATAATTCATCTGCAAATCGCGGCGCCTGTAAACAAAACTGCCGTAAAAAATATACTGTTATCGATCAGGAAACCGGTTTTGAAATCGAACTTGATAACGAATACATGATGTCACCGAAAGATTTATGTACGCTTGATTTCTTAGATCAGGTAATTGATTCCGGAATTCAGGTTTTAAAAATCGAAGGGCGCGGCCGCGCACCCGAATATGTGGCAACGGTTATCAAAACCTACCGTGAAGCCATTGACGCATATTATGATGGAACATTCACAAAAGAGAAAACCGCAGTTTGGATGGAAGCTTTAAATACGGTTTACAATCGTGGTTTCTGGTCGGGTTATTACTTAGGTCAGGAATTGGGAGAATGGAGTGATATTCCGGGTTCTGCGGCAACTCAGAAAAAAGTTTATGTTGGAAAAGGGACACATTATTTCCCAAAAGCCAATGTTGGCCAATTTAAAATAGAAGCTTACGATATTAAAATCGGAGATAAAATTCTGGTAACAGGACCAAGCACAGGAGCTCAGGAAATGATTATCGACGAAATGTTTGTAAATGATCTTACGGCAGAAAAAGCAACAAAAGGCGATGATTGTACTTTTAAACTTCCATTCAGAATCAGAATGTCGGACAAATTATATAAAATTGTTGAGGCGTAA
- a CDS encoding ferredoxin — translation MVIVTLQRDKCIGCNYCVEMDPVHFQMSKKDGKSVLLHSQNAKGFFTLKSPNHAIVESCELAAKACPVKIITVKET, via the coding sequence ATGGTTATTGTTACTTTACAAAGAGATAAATGCATTGGCTGTAATTACTGCGTTGAAATGGATCCGGTTCATTTTCAAATGTCAAAAAAAGATGGAAAATCGGTATTGCTTCATTCGCAGAATGCAAAAGGGTTTTTTACTTTGAAATCGCCGAATCATGCTATTGTAGAAAGTTGCGAATTGGCAGCTAAAGCATGTCCGGTAAAGATTATTACGGTTAAGGAAACATAG
- a CDS encoding stage 0 sporulation family protein has protein sequence MACTSCSTSDGGAPKGCKNNGTCGTDSCNKLTVFDWLSNMSPSNGETIFDCVEVRFKNGRKEFFRNSEKLTLSIGDIVATVASPGHDIGIVTLTGELVKIQMKKKGVNPESNEVPKIYRKASQKDIDIWSVARDREEPMKVRARELAIQHKLEMKISDIEFQGDGSKATFYYTANDRVDFRLLIKDFAKEFSTRVEMKQVGFRQEAARLGGIGSCGRELCCSTWLTDFRSVNTSAARYQQLSLNPQKLAGQCGKLKCCLNYELDTYMDALKDFPDYDTKLVTEKGDAVCQKQDIFKGLMWFAYTNNFANWHVLKIDQVKEIIAENKQKNKVSSLEDFAIEVTSEPEKDFNNAMGQESLTRFDQPKRKKKPNRKRKPNAENAAVASAPQKPQQGNNNNNKPAGGNPNKSNKPHNKNHSNKSNKPNENKPAEPRKPIIITKNENKK, from the coding sequence ATGGCATGTACAAGTTGTTCAACCTCAGATGGTGGCGCACCAAAAGGTTGTAAAAATAATGGGACTTGCGGCACCGATAGCTGCAATAAATTGACGGTTTTTGACTGGCTTTCTAATATGAGCCCGTCTAACGGAGAGACGATTTTTGATTGTGTTGAAGTACGTTTTAAGAACGGACGTAAGGAATTTTTTAGAAATTCAGAAAAATTAACTTTAAGTATTGGTGATATAGTAGCAACTGTTGCTTCGCCAGGACATGATATTGGAATTGTTACTTTGACAGGAGAATTGGTTAAAATTCAAATGAAGAAAAAAGGAGTTAATCCTGAAAGTAACGAAGTACCAAAGATTTACAGAAAAGCATCTCAAAAAGATATTGATATTTGGTCTGTGGCACGTGATCGTGAAGAACCAATGAAAGTTCGTGCACGTGAATTGGCAATTCAGCATAAATTAGAAATGAAAATTTCTGATATTGAATTTCAGGGAGACGGATCAAAAGCTACGTTTTACTATACTGCAAATGACAGAGTCGATTTTAGACTTTTGATTAAAGATTTTGCTAAAGAATTCAGTACCAGAGTAGAGATGAAACAAGTTGGTTTTCGTCAGGAAGCAGCTCGTTTAGGCGGAATTGGTTCTTGCGGACGTGAGCTTTGCTGTTCTACCTGGTTAACAGATTTTAGAAGTGTAAATACATCAGCAGCCCGTTATCAGCAATTATCATTGAATCCGCAAAAACTAGCCGGACAATGTGGTAAACTAAAATGTTGTCTGAACTATGAGTTAGACACTTACATGGATGCATTGAAAGATTTTCCGGATTACGACACTAAGTTAGTGACCGAAAAAGGCGATGCAGTTTGCCAGAAACAAGATATTTTTAAAGGATTAATGTGGTTTGCTTACACCAATAATTTTGCAAACTGGCATGTTTTGAAAATTGATCAGGTAAAAGAAATTATTGCTGAAAATAAGCAAAAAAATAAGGTTTCTTCTTTAGAAGATTTTGCGATTGAAGTTACTTCTGAACCAGAAAAAGACTTTAATAATGCAATGGGTCAGGAGAGTTTAACTCGTTTTGATCAGCCAAAAAGAAAGAAAAAACCAAATCGTAAACGCAAACCAAATGCTGAAAATGCTGCAGTTGCTTCTGCACCACAAAAACCACAGCAAGGAAACAACAACAATAACAAACCTGCAGGCGGGAATCCAAATAAATCAAACAAACCGCATAACAAAAATCATTCGAATAAATCAAATAAACCGAATGAGAATAAACCTGCAGAGCCTAGAAAACCAATAATTATTACTAAAAATGAGAATAAGAAATAA
- a CDS encoding gliding motility lipoprotein GldH, translating into MRIRNNVILLLAAILLFSCDKKRVFDEYKSVGSAWNKDSVVTFDLPVLDSTKKYNLFVNLRDNNNYPFNNLFLIVAIETPSGFTKVDTLEYQMANPDGTLLGNGFSDIKESKLYYKEDVKFRGKYKVHIKQAVRESGKIPGVQALEGITDVGFRIEQKD; encoded by the coding sequence ATGAGAATAAGAAATAACGTAATTCTTCTTCTGGCAGCAATACTTCTTTTTTCATGTGATAAAAAACGAGTATTTGATGAGTATAAATCAGTAGGAAGTGCGTGGAATAAAGATAGTGTAGTAACCTTCGATCTGCCGGTTTTAGATTCTACAAAAAAGTACAATTTATTTGTAAATTTGAGAGATAACAACAATTATCCTTTCAATAATTTGTTTTTGATTGTTGCTATTGAAACACCAAGCGGATTTACAAAAGTGGATACTTTAGAATATCAAATGGCAAACCCTGACGGAACTTTGTTAGGAAATGGTTTTTCAGACATTAAAGAAAGCAAGCTTTATTATAAAGAAGATGTGAAATTTAGAGGAAAGTATAAAGTTCACATCAAACAAGCTGTGAGGGAATCAGGTAAAATCCCTGGTGTTCAGGCTTTAGAAGGTATTACAGACGTTGGTTTTAGAATAGAACAAAAAGATTAG
- a CDS encoding penicillin-binding protein 1A codes for MAAKKNNQSNSVKDINYYKKKFWRIFAYTLLGILAFFLFASWGLFGSMPSFEDLENPDSNLATEIISSDGVVIGKYFKTNRSQLKYSDLPKSLVEALVATEDARFYEHSGIDGRGTLRAVFSLGTNGGASTLTQQLAKQLFHGEGSKFLPFRIVQKIKEWIIAIRLERQYTKNEILAMYCNVYDFGNYSVGVSSAAQTYFSKDPKDLTMDESAILVGMFKNSGLYNPVRNPEGVKNRRNVVLSQMEKAKMISESEKVRLQALPIALKFKLESHREGTATYFREYLRDYMKKWVAENKKPDGSDYDIYKDGLKIYTTIDSRMQEYAEEAVSEHMKNLQQQFFIEMKTNKNAPFVNITQAETDRIMMQAMKNSVRWAQMKDMDKSEDDIIASFKVKTKMRIFTWKGERDTTMTPLDSIRYYKHFLQSGLMAMEPQTGNIKAWVGGINYKYFQYDHVGQGARQVGSTFKPFVYATAIEQLNMSPCDSILDGPFMIHKGRHHVTEDWEPRNSDNRYRGMVTLKQGLANSINTVSAKLIDRTGPEAVVELTKKLGVKTEIPVQPSIALGAVDITVEDMVAAYSTFANQGVYVKPQFLSRIENKSGEVIYEPIPESHDVLNKDIAFAVIKLLEGVTETGSGARLRTQGGGSGDNRWTGYPYMFKNPIAGKTGTTQNQSDGWFMGMVPNLVTGVWVGCEDRSARFKSLTYGQGATAALPVWAYFMKKCYADETLQVSKSEFERPANLSIKVDCYQRPAVVKDTTQTEQNTDEFEL; via the coding sequence ATGGCTGCTAAGAAAAACAATCAATCAAATAGCGTTAAAGATATTAATTACTATAAAAAGAAATTTTGGCGAATTTTTGCCTATACCTTGTTAGGTATTTTAGCTTTCTTTTTATTTGCCTCTTGGGGATTATTCGGTTCAATGCCGTCTTTTGAAGACCTTGAAAATCCAGACTCTAATCTGGCTACCGAAATTATCTCTTCTGATGGAGTGGTTATTGGTAAATATTTCAAAACCAACAGATCTCAGCTTAAATATTCAGATTTGCCAAAAAGCTTAGTTGAGGCTTTGGTAGCGACTGAAGATGCACGTTTTTACGAACATTCAGGAATTGATGGCAGAGGAACTTTAAGAGCTGTTTTTAGTTTAGGAACCAATGGTGGAGCGAGTACATTAACACAACAGCTTGCAAAACAATTATTTCATGGTGAAGGTTCTAAGTTTTTGCCCTTTAGAATTGTACAAAAAATAAAAGAATGGATTATCGCCATTCGTTTAGAGCGGCAATACACCAAAAATGAAATTTTGGCCATGTATTGCAATGTCTACGATTTCGGAAATTATTCTGTTGGAGTTAGTTCTGCCGCGCAAACTTACTTCTCCAAAGACCCAAAAGATCTAACAATGGATGAGTCGGCTATTTTAGTCGGAATGTTCAAAAACTCAGGATTATACAATCCGGTTAGAAATCCGGAAGGAGTAAAAAACCGTCGTAATGTGGTTTTGTCTCAAATGGAAAAAGCAAAAATGATTTCTGAATCTGAAAAAGTAAGACTTCAGGCTTTGCCAATAGCATTAAAATTCAAGTTAGAAAGTCACCGTGAAGGAACAGCAACTTACTTTAGAGAATATCTTCGTGATTATATGAAAAAGTGGGTAGCGGAAAATAAAAAACCAGACGGAAGTGATTATGATATTTACAAAGATGGTCTGAAAATTTATACTACTATCGATTCAAGAATGCAGGAATATGCAGAAGAAGCGGTTTCAGAACACATGAAAAATCTGCAACAGCAATTTTTTATTGAAATGAAAACCAATAAAAATGCGCCTTTCGTAAATATTACTCAGGCAGAAACTGATAGAATCATGATGCAGGCCATGAAGAATTCTGTTCGTTGGGCTCAGATGAAAGATATGGATAAGAGCGAAGATGATATAATTGCTTCATTCAAAGTAAAAACAAAAATGCGAATATTCACCTGGAAAGGAGAGCGTGATACAACGATGACGCCACTTGATTCTATTCGTTATTACAAACACTTTTTGCAGTCAGGTTTAATGGCAATGGAACCTCAAACCGGAAATATCAAAGCATGGGTTGGTGGTATCAACTATAAATATTTTCAATATGATCACGTAGGTCAGGGAGCAAGACAAGTTGGTTCTACATTTAAACCGTTTGTTTATGCAACTGCGATTGAACAATTGAATATGTCTCCTTGCGATTCTATTCTGGATGGACCTTTTATGATTCACAAAGGACGTCACCACGTTACAGAAGACTGGGAGCCAAGAAACTCTGACAACAGATACCGTGGAATGGTTACTTTAAAACAAGGTTTGGCGAATTCTATCAATACCGTTTCTGCTAAATTAATTGACAGGACTGGTCCTGAAGCTGTTGTAGAATTGACTAAAAAATTAGGAGTTAAAACAGAAATCCCGGTACAACCCTCTATTGCATTAGGTGCTGTTGATATTACTGTAGAAGATATGGTTGCGGCCTATAGTACATTTGCAAATCAGGGAGTTTATGTAAAACCTCAGTTTTTAAGCCGTATAGAGAATAAAAGTGGAGAGGTTATTTACGAGCCGATTCCGGAATCTCATGACGTTTTAAATAAAGATATTGCTTTTGCAGTAATTAAATTGCTGGAGGGTGTAACAGAAACCGGATCTGGAGCACGTTTGCGTACACAAGGCGGAGGAAGCGGAGATAATCGCTGGACAGGATATCCATATATGTTCAAAAACCCGATTGCGGGTAAAACGGGTACAACACAAAATCAATCAGATGGTTGGTTTATGGGGATGGTTCCAAATTTAGTAACAGGAGTTTGGGTAGGTTGCGAAGATCGTTCTGCACGTTTCAAAAGTTTAACTTATGGACAAGGAGCTACAGCAGCTTTACCAGTTTGGGCTTACTTCATGAAAAAATGTTATGCCGATGAAACACTTCAGGTTTCTAAATCAGAGTTTGAGCGTCCGGCCAATCTTTCTATAAAAGTAGATTGTTATCAAAGACCGGCGGTTGTAAAAGATACAACACAAACAGAACAAAATACAGATGAGTTTGAACTATAA
- a CDS encoding CoA transferase subunit A, whose translation MITKKVNNVQEAIKGIESGMTIMFGGFGLCGIPENTIAALVNTSTSDLTCISNNAGVDDFGLGLLLQKKQIKKMISSYVGENAEFERQMLSGELEVELTPQGTLAERCRAAQAGIPAFFTPAGYGTEVAEGKEVREFKGKMHIMEKAFEADFAIVKAWKGDEAGNLIFKGTARNFNACMAGAGKITIAEVEELVPVGTLDPNQIHIPGIMVQRIFQGEKFEKRIEQRTVRQRV comes from the coding sequence ATGATAACAAAAAAAGTTAATAATGTTCAGGAAGCAATAAAAGGAATAGAAAGCGGAATGACCATCATGTTTGGTGGTTTTGGATTATGCGGAATTCCAGAAAATACTATTGCTGCCTTAGTAAATACATCAACTTCAGATTTAACTTGTATTTCGAATAATGCGGGAGTTGATGATTTTGGTTTAGGATTGCTTTTGCAAAAGAAACAGATCAAAAAGATGATTTCTTCGTATGTAGGTGAAAATGCCGAATTCGAACGTCAAATGCTTTCTGGAGAATTAGAAGTTGAATTGACGCCGCAAGGGACGCTGGCAGAACGTTGTCGCGCAGCTCAGGCTGGGATCCCGGCATTTTTTACACCAGCAGGTTACGGAACTGAAGTTGCAGAAGGAAAAGAAGTTCGCGAATTCAAAGGTAAAATGCACATTATGGAAAAAGCTTTTGAAGCTGATTTTGCAATTGTAAAAGCCTGGAAAGGAGATGAAGCCGGAAATCTTATTTTTAAAGGAACTGCCAGAAACTTTAACGCCTGTATGGCTGGAGCGGGAAAAATCACCATTGCCGAAGTTGAAGAATTGGTACCTGTTGGGACATTAGATCCAAATCAGATTCATATTCCGGGAATTATGGTACAACGTATTTTTCAGGGAGAAAAATTTGAAAAGAGAATCGAGCAACGTACAGTAAGACAGAGAGTTTAA
- a CDS encoding CoA transferase subunit B: MLTKEDIAKRIAKEVKDRYFVNLGIGIPTLVANYVREDIAVEFQSENGVLGMGPFPFAGEEDADIINAGKQTITTLPGASFFDSAFSFGMIRSQKVDLTILGAMEVSENGDIANWKIPGKMVKGMGGAMDLVASAENIIVAMMHVNKAGESKILKKCTLPLTGVGCVKKVVTELAVLEVTENGFKLLERAPGVSVEHIIASTEADLIIEGEIPEMDIS, encoded by the coding sequence ATGTTAACAAAAGAAGATATTGCAAAACGAATTGCGAAAGAAGTAAAAGACAGATATTTTGTAAACTTAGGAATTGGTATTCCGACATTGGTTGCAAATTATGTGCGTGAAGATATTGCTGTAGAGTTTCAAAGTGAAAACGGTGTTTTGGGTATGGGACCATTTCCTTTTGCCGGAGAAGAAGATGCAGATATTATCAACGCAGGAAAACAAACCATTACAACACTTCCGGGAGCCAGTTTCTTTGATTCGGCTTTTAGTTTCGGAATGATTCGCAGCCAAAAAGTTGATTTAACTATTTTGGGAGCTATGGAAGTTTCAGAAAACGGAGATATTGCCAACTGGAAGATTCCGGGAAAAATGGTGAAAGGAATGGGAGGTGCAATGGATTTGGTAGCTTCTGCTGAAAATATTATCGTGGCGATGATGCATGTTAATAAAGCCGGGGAGTCTAAGATTCTAAAAAAATGTACTTTACCATTAACAGGCGTTGGCTGCGTTAAAAAGGTTGTTACAGAACTTGCAGTACTCGAAGTGACTGAAAATGGTTTTAAGCTCTTAGAACGAGCGCCAGGTGTTTCTGTAGAACATATCATTGCATCGACCGAAGCAGATTTAATTATTGAAGGAGAAATTCCGGAAATGGATATCAGTTAA